Proteins encoded within one genomic window of Bacteroides sedimenti:
- a CDS encoding DUF6259 domain-containing protein, which translates to MKKKYLIFILVYLVSLNALWGQAKGTQVTETDSTVILQNSKVRIEFPKSKTFDISKLTLSGKKLISNKGYNTIPWTLTYKGPQGENPVLSPSHGEYAGWLKATQNGNKAIAFKWNIRLTYKDVVPVIMTVCIPDDSELVYWDIQAGTPEGWLVSNTQFPCVTVTRPDDAKLITSAGWGAEYELGYPQEYTSSYPSVTGSMQLLLLHNSDGAIYYSTQDREACGKDFKAVVDDKNVTLLTDIVTSEGWSNHTNKTFALPWATVLGFSNSGWQDAATKWYRPFTFTTEWGSKTLASRNIPQWLLDTDVWIRAKGVNDTVRVAVNKAIDLYGKNTFVHWYFWHHYPYDTHYPDYFPAKADFANMIAEVRKRGCHTVPYINGRLWDPASDSYAALKGYSASCRKPDGMLYTEIYPTSKVLNTVTCPSSKLWQGIITDLVVKIQKELKTNGVYIDQIAAAAPQPCWATNHGHACGGGDYWHKSYRNLMDSLRTYHLEPGNILISEENAECYIDMFDLLLTVNSPHDGCRIVPLFPMIYSDRLITSAYTYSPTDRVNRGDFLYQTMQCFLYGSQLGWVDPTLLMKDEAKREARFLKTLSTLRKEQHDVFVGGRYMKEIIPEGDNPTIDVPGFGKMNVVAGSEWISSKGQKVRYYVNMDSVDHEIVLPNYKKIVVKALQGIKINL; encoded by the coding sequence ATGAAAAAAAAGTATTTAATATTCATTCTTGTCTATCTCGTAAGCTTAAATGCTTTGTGGGGTCAAGCCAAAGGAACTCAAGTAACCGAAACCGACTCGACCGTAATACTTCAGAATAGCAAAGTGAGAATTGAATTTCCTAAGAGTAAAACTTTCGACATCTCGAAACTGACACTTAGTGGAAAGAAATTAATATCGAACAAAGGATATAACACCATTCCCTGGACGCTTACTTATAAGGGCCCTCAGGGAGAAAATCCTGTACTTTCCCCTTCTCACGGTGAATATGCAGGATGGTTGAAAGCAACCCAAAATGGTAATAAGGCAATTGCTTTCAAATGGAATATAAGACTTACTTACAAGGATGTGGTTCCGGTAATAATGACTGTTTGCATTCCTGATGATTCGGAGCTAGTTTATTGGGATATTCAGGCTGGCACTCCTGAGGGATGGTTGGTCAGTAACACTCAATTTCCGTGTGTAACGGTAACTCGTCCCGATGATGCAAAATTGATCACTTCAGCGGGATGGGGGGCCGAATACGAATTGGGGTATCCTCAGGAATATACTTCAAGTTATCCTTCGGTAACCGGTTCCATGCAACTTTTGCTTCTTCATAATTCTGATGGGGCAATCTATTATTCTACTCAGGATAGAGAAGCTTGTGGCAAGGATTTTAAAGCTGTCGTAGATGATAAGAATGTTACTCTCTTAACGGATATAGTAACCTCTGAGGGATGGTCAAACCATACCAATAAAACATTTGCTCTTCCGTGGGCAACTGTGCTTGGATTCTCCAATTCCGGATGGCAGGATGCTGCAACAAAATGGTATCGCCCTTTCACCTTTACGACAGAATGGGGAAGCAAAACGCTGGCATCCCGCAATATTCCACAATGGCTTCTGGATACCGATGTCTGGATCAGGGCAAAAGGAGTAAATGACACCGTGAGAGTTGCCGTAAACAAGGCCATTGACTTGTATGGCAAGAACACCTTTGTTCATTGGTATTTCTGGCATCATTATCCCTACGATACTCACTATCCCGATTACTTCCCTGCAAAAGCCGATTTTGCCAATATGATAGCTGAGGTTCGAAAAAGAGGATGCCATACCGTTCCTTATATTAATGGCCGTCTATGGGATCCTGCAAGCGACAGCTACGCAGCTTTGAAGGGATATTCGGCTTCCTGCAGGAAACCAGATGGAATGCTTTATACCGAGATTTATCCCACATCGAAAGTGTTGAATACTGTTACCTGTCCCTCATCGAAACTTTGGCAAGGTATCATTACCGATCTTGTGGTGAAAATTCAAAAGGAGCTAAAAACAAATGGAGTATATATTGACCAGATAGCCGCAGCTGCTCCCCAACCTTGTTGGGCTACTAACCATGGACATGCCTGTGGAGGTGGTGATTACTGGCATAAATCTTATCGGAATTTAATGGACTCACTACGTACCTATCATTTGGAACCGGGAAATATACTAATAAGCGAGGAAAATGCAGAATGCTACATCGACATGTTCGACCTGTTACTTACTGTCAATTCCCCACATGACGGATGCAGAATAGTACCTTTATTCCCGATGATATATTCAGATAGGCTTATCACATCAGCCTATACTTATTCTCCTACTGATAGGGTGAATCGTGGCGATTTCCTTTATCAAACCATGCAATGCTTCCTTTACGGATCTCAACTAGGATGGGTAGACCCTACTTTACTAATGAAAGATGAAGCCAAAAGAGAAGCACGTTTCTTAAAAACACTTTCCACATTACGTAAAGAGCAACATGATGTTTTCGTCGGAGGAAGATATATGAAAGAAATTATTCCGGAAGGGGACAATCCTACGATCGATGTTCCCGGATTTGGGAAAATGAATGTCGTAGCAGGTTCTGAATGGATTTCTTCAAAAGGTCAGAAGGTAAGATATTATGTGAACATGGATAGTGTAGATCACGAGATTGTGCTACCTAATTATAAAAAGATAGTCGTAAAAGCTCTGCAAGGCATAAAAATTAATTTATAG
- a CDS encoding RagB/SusD family nutrient uptake outer membrane protein yields the protein MKKTLIIYNLTAVLFTILGFTSCEDFLDQKNPAYDSEGFYTTEEGLKEGVTGAYSLLYFDMNWSVPACIVLDHYTAYGLEQDENNSIGAGGALNPDNGKIQTFWSAEYEIAARANTVIYGAEKAISQMSEEAKQYYAEARVIRAYAYYNLVSAFGDVPFFTAPVEIDQYKVGRTPKGEIIDFLIKDLNDAAVYLPWTSAQRGRVDKAVAYGLIARIGLFGGSFNVNNKAGEYFRIAADAANKVIGKRKLAQNFSDLFNLTGQAKSDVRNELLWELMYSTSGTKKLHVVGYGHSSRNYASSVRFPSSLIVDTYECADGKRIDESPLYDPKHPTLHRDPRFKYTLAGHGDTVSYTNTDGNNPLKLILNIYDDKTRFYPRKNAWYTAQNVDVTTTSPSLVNNGVGYLWRKYSDENTEQLMSSSSNIILMRYAEILLSYAEAKIELNELDESVYSAINEVRKRAGMPSVSADRKGDQNKMRQLVRRERKVELVLEGLLFVDVRRWGIGDMLNEHPSYGQPKPDIRYEGLGLTDIPNFKTDERHDLNDIPSYESYKDKLRVRDRNRYWNPKFTWWPIPRLETNRDPNLTNPDY from the coding sequence ATGAAGAAGACATTGATAATATATAATTTGACAGCAGTGCTTTTTACAATCCTGGGATTTACCTCATGTGAGGACTTCCTGGATCAGAAAAATCCGGCATATGATTCCGAAGGGTTTTATACCACAGAAGAAGGTTTAAAAGAAGGTGTTACAGGTGCTTATTCTCTTTTATACTTCGATATGAACTGGTCGGTTCCTGCATGTATTGTTCTCGACCATTATACGGCATACGGGCTTGAACAGGACGAGAATAATTCGATCGGTGCAGGAGGGGCTTTAAATCCCGATAATGGAAAAATACAGACATTCTGGAGTGCGGAGTATGAAATAGCTGCTCGTGCTAATACTGTGATTTATGGTGCAGAAAAAGCCATTTCCCAAATGAGTGAAGAAGCCAAACAGTATTATGCTGAGGCCCGTGTAATACGAGCTTATGCCTATTATAACCTTGTTTCAGCATTTGGTGATGTACCCTTCTTTACCGCTCCTGTAGAAATTGATCAATACAAGGTAGGACGTACTCCTAAAGGGGAAATAATAGATTTCCTCATAAAGGATCTTAACGATGCTGCCGTATATCTTCCGTGGACTTCAGCCCAACGAGGACGTGTGGATAAAGCTGTTGCATACGGTTTGATAGCTCGTATTGGCTTATTTGGCGGGAGTTTCAATGTAAACAATAAAGCCGGCGAATATTTCAGAATAGCTGCCGATGCAGCAAATAAGGTAATCGGCAAACGCAAATTAGCACAAAACTTTTCTGACTTATTTAATTTAACCGGCCAGGCGAAAAGTGATGTTCGGAACGAATTGCTATGGGAATTAATGTATTCTACAAGCGGAACAAAAAAATTACATGTCGTAGGTTATGGACATTCATCTCGCAACTATGCCTCATCGGTACGTTTCCCGAGTTCCTTGATAGTTGACACTTACGAATGTGCGGATGGAAAACGTATTGATGAATCTCCCCTTTACGATCCAAAGCACCCTACATTGCACAGAGATCCTCGTTTTAAATACACTTTGGCAGGACATGGTGACACTGTTAGTTACACTAACACCGACGGCAATAATCCGTTGAAACTTATTCTTAATATTTATGATGATAAGACTCGTTTTTATCCGCGTAAAAATGCATGGTACACAGCCCAAAATGTTGATGTTACCACAACTAGTCCGTCACTCGTAAACAATGGGGTTGGATACTTATGGCGTAAATATTCTGATGAGAATACCGAACAACTTATGAGCTCTTCAAGCAATATAATTCTGATGCGTTATGCTGAAATACTTCTGTCGTATGCCGAAGCTAAGATAGAACTTAATGAATTGGATGAATCAGTATATTCGGCTATTAACGAGGTTCGCAAGCGTGCCGGAATGCCATCGGTTTCAGCTGATAGAAAGGGTGATCAAAATAAAATGCGCCAGTTGGTGCGACGTGAGCGTAAGGTTGAATTAGTACTTGAGGGCTTACTGTTTGTCGATGTCCGTCGCTGGGGTATTGGAGATATGTTAAATGAGCACCCTTCTTACGGACAGCCTAAACCCGACATCAGATATGAGGGATTGGGACTTACTGATATACCTAACTTTAAGACTGACGAACGGCATGATCTCAACGATATCCCTTCATACGAATCTTATAAAGATAAACTCAGGGTTCGTGATAGAAACAGATATTGGAATCCGAAATTCACATGGTGGCCTATCCCACGTCTCGAGACCAACCGTGACCCTAATTTGACGAATCCCGATTATTAA